A DNA window from Trypanosoma brucei brucei TREU927 chromosome 11 chr11_scaffold01 genomic scaffold, whole genome shotgun sequence contains the following coding sequences:
- a CDS encoding NGG1 interacting factor 3-like, producing the protein MTSLISRVARVMEEIAPLHLADRSWDNVGVLVESPMSNNSGVVVLTIDLTPEVMEECLRHNAEVIIAYHPPIFTPFKRLTLTDPKQKIILQTIRHGASIYSPHTSLDAVSGGINDWLASIVDARGRCYPIRPCEIYMQDKNCGKVDATVGIGRIVSLSGPKEIHTLVQDIKQGLGLPTVRVSLPSCWTGNTPVERVAICAGSGGSVFSGLKEHVDVLLAGEMGHHEVLAANAKGQAVILCEHSNTERGYLSSELLPKLKKAMGEEVSVITSTVDKDPLVVW; encoded by the coding sequence atgactTCTCTTATCAGTCGAGTAGCAAGGGTAATGGAGGAGATCGCCCCACTTCACCTTGCTGATAGATCTTGGGATAACGTTGGTGTTCTGGTGGAGTCTCCCATGAGCAACAACTCAGGCGTTGTTGTGCTGACGATCGATCTCACCCCTGAGGTGATGGAAGAGTGTTTGCGCCACAATGCTGAGGTTATCATCGCCTACCACCCGCCCATCTTCACACCGTTTAAACGGCTGACACTGACAGATCCCAAGCAGAAAATAATACTGCAGACCATACGCCATGGAGCCTCCATTTACTCTCCCCACACTTCATTGGATGCGGTTTCAGGAGGTATAAATGATTGGCTCGCCTCCATTGTCGATGCTAGGGGAAGATGTTACCCCATTCGGCCTTGCGAAATTTATATGCAAGACAAAAATTGCGGTAAAGTTGATGCGACGGTCGGAATCGGTCGTATCGTATCATTAAGCGGACCCAAAGAGATACATACGTTGGTGCAGGACATTAAACAGGGGTTAGGCCTTCCAACTGTGCGGGTTTCGCTGCCAAGTTGTTGGACCGGAAACACACCTGTGGAGCGGGTGGCCATTTGTGCAGGAAGTGGTGGTAGCGTCTTCAGTGGGTTGAAGGAACACGTAGACGTGCTTCTCGCCGGGGAAATGGGCCATCACGAAGTCCTCGCGGCCAACGCCAAGGGACAGGCGGTGATATTATGTGAACACAGTAACACGGAACGTGGGTACCTGAGTAGTGAGCTGTTACCAAAATTAAAGAAAGCTATGGGTGAAGAGGTGAGCGTCATCACCTCTACCGTTGACAAGGATCCACTTGTTGTTTGGTGA
- a CDS encoding protein kinase, putative yields MEQQGDSEAKEHGELTRNGITDNAYDNSVGAFNRTILDRYAHWMTQLDQGACGLRIWKAEELWKRYERVIRVGRGSFGSVFIVYDTERKAYLTVKCMELLGKPGPALRSLSQPTLREVILLSQIDHPNVVRLIDYYLTSDGMLHMCMPIVSHDLVSLIRIWKMRGPRGESSLGRMPLPTVKCVFRQLLRGLEYLHRRNIIHRDLKPSNVMLDDNGVVKIVDFGWARFVPRRWQGRLTGPPCVVTYRPPEILLGGQCSFKYDSSIDIWSAGCILYEMLTGGKAFSNARNEQQALAAITDMLGSPSSRSEVYYGAAGGSRLRPSKRQPRNFEERCRMVNMSNESIDFLGEMLQLEPNSRKSASQLLGHSWFSTSPLPCEPEEVSLPGSNTYRLLERKRTR; encoded by the coding sequence ATGGAGCAGCAGGGAGATAGTGAAGCAAAGGAACATGGCGAGCTTACAAGGAACGGTATCACAGACAATGCGTACGATAACAGTGTCGGAGCATTTAACCGCACTATACTAGATCGCTACGCGCATTGGATGACGCAACTAGACCAAGGAGCATGCGGTTTGCGTATCTGGAAGGCGGAAGAACTGTGGAAACGTTACGAGCGGGTGATTAGGGTCGGACGGGGATCATTTGGCAGCGTGTTCATTGTGTACGACACGGAGAGGAAAGCGTATCTAACGGTAAAATGCATGGAGTTGCTAGGTAAACCGGGGCCGGCATTGAGAAGCTTGTCACAGCCCACCCTTCGCGAAGTAATTCTACTCAGTCAAATCGACCACCCAAACGTTGTCCGTCTTATCGACTACTATCTGACGTCAGATGGGATGCTTCACATGTGCATGCCCATCGTTTCCCATGATCTAGTATCCCTTATCCGCATATGGAAGATGAGGGGGCCTCGGGGCGAGTCCAGCCTGGGTCGCATGCCCTTACCAACGGTTAAATGCGTCTTTCGCCAGCTGCTCCGTGGTTTGGAGTACCTGCATAGGCGGAACATTATTCACCGCGATTTGAAACCTAGTAACGTTATGCTAGATGACAACGGGGTAGTGAAGATTGTTGATTTTGGCTGGGCGCGGTTCGTGCCGCGTAGGTGGCAAGGACGTTTGACGGGTCCACCGTGCGTGGTCACGTATCGACCTCCGGAAATTCTTCTAGGGGGTCAGTGCTCGTTTAAATATGACTCATCGATTGATATATGGTCAGCGGGCTGTATTTTGTATGAGATGTTGACCGGAGGCAAGGCTTTTAGCAACGCTAGAAATGAACAGCAAGCGCTGGCGGCCATCACTGACATGCTTGGCTCACCGTCAAGTAGAAGCGAAGTGTACTATGGTGCAGCTGGTGGTTCACGGTTACGGCCGTCGAAGAGGCAACCCAGGAACTTTGAGGAACGGTGTAGGATGGTGAACATGAGTAATGAGAGTATAGACTTCTTGGGAGAGATGCTGCAGCTTGAGCCCAACTCGAGGAAAAGCGCTTCCCAGCTTTTGGGACACTCATGGTTTTCCACATCGCCGCTACCGTGTGAGCCGGAGGAAGTGTCACTCCCTGGAAGCAATACGTATCGCCTTTTGGAACGGAAACGCACTCGTTAG
- a CDS encoding seryl-tRNA synthetase, putative translates to MVLDIQLFRDETGANIIRESQRRRFADPDIVDAIIEADKKWRRTQFLTEASKKLINICSKAVGAKKKAKEADGDTSEIPPQVKEAYENGTLKGEQVEQLCVLQLKQLSKDLSDQVAGLAKEAQQLEEERDKLMLNVGNILHESVPIAQDEETGNTVVRTFGNTTKRAKLNHVSIMERLGMMDTSKAVTSMAGGRSYVLKGGLVQLQVALVSYSLDFLVKRGYTPFYPPFFLNRDVMGEVAQLSQFDEELYQVSGDGDKKYLIATSEMPIAAYHRGRWFTELKEPLKYAGMSTCFRKEAGAHGRDTLGIFRVHQFDKIEQFVVCSPRQEESWRHLEDMITTSEEFNKSLGLPYRVVNICSGALNNAAAKKYDLEAWFPASGAFRELVSCSNCTDYQSQSVNCRYGPNLRGTAAQNVKEYCHMLNGTLCAITRTMCCICENYQTEEGVVIPDVLRPYMMGIEMIRFENNAQAEGTTPDKGE, encoded by the coding sequence ATGGTGCTTGATATACAGCTGTTTCGAGACGAGACGGGTGCAAATATCATACGCGAGTCGCAGCGCCGCCGTTTTGCCGATCCTGACATTGTTGACGCTATTATAGAGGCGGACAAAAAATGGCGCCGCACCCAGTTCCTCACTGAGGCCAGTAAGAAGCTGATCAACATCTGCAGCAAAGCTGTgggagcaaaaaagaaagcaaaggaagccGATGGTGATACGTCTGAGATCCCACCGCAAGTGAAGGAGGCGTATGAAAATGGGACGCTGAAGGGGGAACAGGTCGAGCAGCTTTGCGTCCTGCAGCTGAAACAGTTGTCGAAGGACCTGTCGGATCAAGTGGCTGGCCTCGCAAAAGAAGCACAACAGctggaagaggagcgggACAAACTCATGCTTAACGTGGGTAACATTTTGCATGAGTCAGTGCCAATAGCACAGGATGAAGAAACTGGTAACACTGTGGTGCGCACCTTCGGGAATACGACGAAGCGGGCAAAGCTTAATCATGTGTCAATTATGGAGCGACTTGGTATGATGGACACCTCAAAGGCAGTTACCTCAATGGCAGGTGGCCGTTCTTACGTGTTGAAGGGCGGACTCGTTCAGCTGCAGGTGGCTCTCGTATCGTACAGTCTTGATTTTCTCGTCAAGCGGGGCTACACACCATTCtatcctccctttttcttgaaCAGGGACGTCATGGGCGAGGTGGCGCAGCTTTCCCAATTTGACGAGGAGCTATACCAGGTATCTGGGGACGGAGACAAAAAGTATTTGATCGCCACCAGCGAGATGCCAATCGCCGCGTACCACCGGGGAAGGTGGTTCACGGAGCTTAAGGAACCCTTGAAATACGCCGGAATGTCCACGTGTTTCCGAAAGGAAGCTGGCGCTCATGGACGTGACACTCTCGGTATTTTCCGAGTGCACCAATTTGATAAAATAGAGCAGTTTGTCGTGTGCTCACCTCGGCAGGAGGAGTCGTGGCGCCACTTAGAGGATATGATTACAACCTCTGAGGAATTTAACAAGAGCCTCGGCCTGCCATACCGCGTCGTTAACATTTGCTCCGGTGCTTTGAACAACGCCGCAGCAAAGAAGTACGATTTGGAGGCTTGGTTCCCTGCGTCTGGGGCGTTCCGTGAGCTAGTGTCATGTTCCAATTGCACCGACTACCAGTCACAAAGCGTGAATTGCCGTTATGGACCAAACCTGCGTGGTACAGCCGCTCAGAATGTGAAGGAGTACTGTCACATGCTGAATGGCACTCTGTGTGCTATTACACGCACTATGTGCTGTATTTGCGAGAACTATCAGACGGAGGAAGGTGTTGTTATACCCGATGTACTCCGCCCGTACATGATGGGAATTGAGATGATAAGGTTTGAGAACAACGCTCAGGCGGAGGGAACGACACCCGACAAGGGGGAGTGA
- a CDS encoding protein kinase, putative, which produces MHVDEGKFEGCLSFDLISEGQTEVTNVVPDEIEFLRANYDDIHIVEREGFHPVVLLTIDSSTQPTRRVVLEVSIVGGYPFVAPRVRILFPHQAAVGLDGVLSEAEIGQLQTDIRDAISPCLLAGAPCIMQIISVVQRVISTEDSHPQTQATVEIENAKAPAGAEESVLKRDVVKLSVLALHLLNKCCHLKDPESKEEANSNFQLLVNYLLNDARLIPKGLQKCVTWKYEYVKRIFSDAIQVCIDGSDPLMKWMWSHEEGTCTFRRVSAGRYRSEFIEQCLLGSGGFAPVYVCRKKVDGRLYAVKKIAIRKNEAEKALREVQSLAALSHKHIVRYYDAWIEPGCDDELLDYVLDGDEEVEDDCVDGDGSTTHSYDSNRRSTIGGSIRVGGASDYGEGGGETTNTTCYSCSSSAEDDDGEESNLLYDLQSPMHSHKEEEFSTLYIQMELCSKHSLRHLIDQCDKEEGSLLTAGNGDKVATKIFRQLLTVVSHFHRQGIVHRDLKPDNILFEMQSSVSSDDVGTIRVADFGLARTLHRSMKHSPSNVELNDVRPLDELEVGPSPTGNLGSVVYCAPEQERGESYDFSVDEYSLGMIALEMWLAVAGQGFRERFNIMTDISRGKPIPQWFYAWNPRMAEVIASLLERDPGKRRTSEEILNKADLPGDPADVVEALETIKRHGERFSGRVLHCVKQASVKQHCKPPPQVKDAVKALTHTVTLDLIQAVNIIGMLHGAMPLASVDPLVPLNTLLSEQDVSCLIDMNSNVWAFPNQPQLATAYHLTLLTNHHIGSFYHFHYRSRPYAVFTTPSSAPGIVDEMFLDPLLSFFHLLSVAELKSKLEIIVSHADWLAATHSRTVGSVESLDHLGDLCESIEPGKSIGPILDKVDSTLSDGNHIVSSHDRLEALKTFTLRITEALQLFGKQVASNVRVCIDPRLKPAETSVDRSFIDYGVFFECRTHERGHAIAFCCGVENFTSKCGARNADVQAVCLSVDLFALGEVCEHVRFPQTDGLLLSGVAVRPQDVYSPGQKYSALTVSANLWLDNIRACFRIDQDVRGFRKAMKARGIQTLFQVGSQSASISLFHETKMNIQSVDITSREVCRVVRRHCSFERADDPVLYLKDSEKRVRAEEVKKLFAVIKRSLFHILVVDAEAKKVAECVRLYSGEVPFPAADGERSTTPELVEWLKNSMSTYGVLPIFSVPDKTVTFAVDQKLLRTASNVEQKQYKAANRGDNVRRKK; this is translated from the coding sequence ATGCACGTAGACGAGGGAAAGTTTGAAGGATGTCTTTCGTTCGACTTGATTTCAGAGGGCCAAACCGAAGTAACCAATGTGGTACCCGATGAAATCGAGTTTCTAAGGGCGAACTATGATGACATTCACATTGTGGAGCGCGAAGGATTCCACCCAGTCGTCCTGCTTACCATTGATTCGTCAACGCAACCCACACGGCGTGTGGTGTTGGAAGTTAGCATCGTTGGTGGATACCCCTTCGTGGCACCGAGGGTCCGTATTCTCTTTCCCCACCAAGCAGCAGTAGGTCTTGATGGCGTACTAAGTGAGGCGGAGATTGGACAACTCCAAACGGACATCAGAGATGCCATAAGTCCTTGTCTTCTTGCCGGGGCTCCCTGCATTATGCAGATCATATCAGTTGTGCAGCGAGTGATATCTACTGAGGATAGCCACCCACAAACCCAAGCGACGGTGGAAATTGAAAATGCTAAGGCACCCGCGGGAGCGGAGGAAAGCGTGCTGAAACGTGACGTTGTTAAGCTCAGTGTACTGGCATTGCATTTACTTAACAAGTGTTGCCATTTGAAAGACCCTGAATCGAAGGAGGAAGCTAACAGTAATTTTCAGTTACTCGTAAACTACTTGCTGAACGATGCTAGACTCATTCCAAAAGGTTTGCAGAAATGCGTGACATGGAAGTATGAGTACGTCAAGCGAATCTTTAGCGATGCCATTCAGGTGTGCATCGATGGATCGGATCCTCTGATGAAGTGGATGTGGTCACATGAAGAGGGCACGTGCACGTTCCGGAGAGTGTCAGCGGGTCGGTACCGAAGCGAGTTTATTGAGCAGTGCCTTCTGGGATCTGGTGGGTTCGCTCCTGTATACGTCTGTCGGAAGAAGGTTGATGGTCGTCTGTATGCTGTGAAGAAAATAGCGATAAGGAAAAATGAGGCAGAGAAGGCCCTGCGCGAGGTTCAGAGTTTGGCCGCTCTCAGCCACAAACACATCGTCCGGTACTACGATGCATGGATCGAGCCGGGGTGCGACGATGAGTTGTTGGACTACGTTCTCGACGGCGATGAAGAGGTTGAGGACGATTGTGTCGATGGTGATGGATCTACCACTCACAGCTACGACTCAAACCGCCGGTCTACTATCGGTGGTAGCATTAGGGTCGGCGGCGCCTCCGACTATGGTGAGGGTGGCGGGGagacaacaaacacaacatgcTACTCCTGCTCTTCCTCtgcggaagatgatgatggtgaggagAGCAACCTGTTGTATGACTTACAGAGCCCAATGCACTCCcacaaggaggaggaatttTCTACACTTTACATTCAAATGGAATTGTGTTCCAAACATAGCCTGCGGCATCTGATCGATCAGTGCGACAAAGAGGAAGGTAGTTTGCTTACTGCAGGGAACGGGGACAAGGTGGCAACGAAAATATTTCGTCAGTTGCTGACGGTCGTGTCTCACTTTCACAGGCAAGGCATAGTCCACCGTGATCTTAAGCCGGACAACATCCTGTTCGAGATGCAGAGCTCCGTGAGCAGCGATGACGTTGGTACCATTCGCGTGGCAGATTTTGGGTTAGCGCGGACACTACACCGATCGATGAAGCATAGCCCAAGTAATGTGGAATTGAATGATGTGCGACCACTGGATGAACTTGAAGTGGGTCCTTCTCCGACAGGCAACCTGGGATCCGTTGTTTACTGCGCACCGGAACAAGAGCGGGGTGAGAGTTATGACTTCAGTGTGGATGAATACAGCTTGGGTATGATAGCGCTTGAGATGTGGTTGGCTGTTGCCGGACAGGGATTCAGGGAAAGGTTCAACATAATGACGGATATTAGTCGTGGAAAACCGATTCCTCAATGGTTTTACGCCTGGAATCCGAGAATGGCTGAGGTGATTGCAAGTCTCCTGGAGCGGGATCCGGGAAAACGGAGAACGTCGGAGGAAATATTAAATAAGGCTGACCTTCCCGGCGATCCCGCAGACGTGGTTGAAGCTctagaaacaataaaaagacACGGTGAACGCTTTTCTGGTCGCGTACTTCACTGCGTGAAGCAGGCATCAGTGAAACAGCACTGCAAACCCCCACCGCAGGTAAAGGATGCCGTTAAGGCACTTACCCATACAGTTACACTTGATCTTATCCAAGCAGTGAATATTATAGGAATGCTTCATGGCGCTATGCCCTTGGCATCCGTTGACCCTTTGGTCCCCCTGAACACCCTCCTGAGCGAACAGGACGTATCGTGTCTGATCGACATGAACTCCAATGTGTGGGCGTTCCCTAACCAGCCGCAGCTTGCTACCGCATACCACCTCACTCTACTCACAAATCACCATATTGGATCTTTCTATCATTTTCATTACAGGTCCCGGCCGTATGCCGTATTCACCACTCCGTCGAGTGCCCCTGGAATAGTTGATGAAATGTTCCTTGATCCCCTGCTTTCGTTCTTCCACCTCCTGTCGGTGGCTGAATTGAAGTCCAAACTGGAGATTATTGTATCCCACGCTGATTGGCTAGCTGCGACTCATTCAAGAACAGTCGGTTCCGTTGAGTCGTTAGATCACTTGGGTGACCTATGTGAGTCCATTGAACCGGGAAAAAGCATTGGGCCCATTCTTGATAAAGTTGACAGCACTCTCTCTGATGGCAACCACATCGTCTCTTCGCATGACCGGTTAGAAGCATTGAAGACTTTTACCTTGAGGATAACGGAGGCCCTGCAGTTATTTGGGAAACAGGTGGCATCGAACGTTCGTGTTTGCATCGACCCAAGGCTGAAGCCCGCCGAAACGTCCGTTGATAGGTCGTTCATTGACTACGGGGTTTTCTTCGAGTGCCGTACGCATGAGAGGGGCCACGCCATCGCCTTTTGCTGCGGTGTTGAAAATTTTACAAGTAAATGTGGGGCCCGAAATGCCGACGTGCAAGCCGTCTGCTTGAGTGTTGATCTTTTCGCACTTGGTGAGGTGTGTGAACATGTTCGGTTCCCACAAACAGATGGACTGCTTCTCAGCGGCGTTGCGGTTCGGCCTCAGGACGTTTACTCGCCAGGTCAGAAGTATTCCGCTCTTACTGTCTCTGCAAATCTGTGGCTGGATAATATACGTGCATGTTTTCGCATCGACCAAGATGTACGCGGGTTCCGGAAGGCTATGAAGGCAAGGGGAATACAAACCCTTTTTCAAGTTGGAAGTCAGTCAGCGTCTATATCGTTGTTCCACGAGACAAAAATGAACATTCAGTCCGTGGATATTACCTCCCGGGAAGTCTGCAGGGTTGTGCGTAGGCATTGTAGCTTTGAACGCGCTGACGACCCCGTCCTCTACTTGAAGGACAGTGAAAAACGTGTTCGTGCcgaggaagtaaaaaaactTTTCGCGGTGATCAAACGGTCACTCTTTCACATATTGGTAGTGGATGCTGAAGCGAAGAAGGTAGCAGAGTGCGTTCGGCTGTATTCAGGGGAGGTGCCTTTCCCTGCAGCTGACGGGGAGCGCTCCACTACCCCCGAGTTGGTCGAGTGGCTCAAGAACAGTATGTCAACGTACGGCGTACTCCCCATATTTTCGGTTCCTGACAAGACGGTAACATTTGCTGTTGACCAAAAGCTATTGAGGACTGCTTCGAATGTGGAGCAGAAACAATACAAGGCGGCCAACCGGGGGGACAACGTACGGAGAAAGAAGTAA